A genomic stretch from Theobroma cacao cultivar B97-61/B2 chromosome 4, Criollo_cocoa_genome_V2, whole genome shotgun sequence includes:
- the LOC18601700 gene encoding receptor-like protein kinase FERONIA, with the protein MKNTTKTSTFCLQNLLFFLLPCLFFFIEYLALPVIGDSQLTPYNPIENITIDCGSSTDGHALDNRPWTGDGNGKFSPIKQQSNNNNKSSVLLTALEQPPSVDKVPYSTARLSYSEFTYTISLTAGQKFIRLYFYPTSYRGFDDPSNKAFFSVKAGPFTLLRNFSALLHAQGQPTLIKEFCLNVDEGERLNLTFTPSPDISDSYAFINGIEIVSMPTNLYYRQASDEGVTFLGQGSSYPLGNNSALEMVHRVNVGGMQISPQDDTGMYRNWLSDDDYLAIAKPSALPVNNSVNLTFSSILSFSAPRVVYLTARSMGRNKTENENYNLTWEFPVDSGFSYFVRLHFCEFQIEITQQGDRVFEIFLANLTAETQADVIAWSGGNGFPIYKDYAVAMGKKGNQKQQNLSIALHPSPAWRTLYSDAILNGLEIFKLSSGFDLAGPNPDSVLPSSPPSQSTQSKNNNKTIFGIVGGLLAGFVVLSVLFFLIFRRKMRAKDSGSSEGVSWWSQFSTATKSTKSTKSRGSSLPSDLCRYFSLVEIKAATNNFDNVFIIGVGGFGNVYKGFVDGGATQVAIKRLNPESQQGAHEFKTEIEMLSQLRHVHLVSLIGYCNDDGEMILVYDYMARGTLRDHLYNAGNPPLPWKQRLEICIGAARGLHYLHSGAKHIIIHRDVKTTNILLDEKWVAKVSDFGLSRVGPTSMSKAHVSTVVKGSFGYLDPEYYRRQQLTEKSDVYSFGVVLCEILCARPPVSRTVDKAQMSLAAWAQQCYWNGTLYKIIDPFLRGKIAPECLKKFTEVAMSCLRDEGTERPSMGDVLWSLEFALQLQESGEEGLKPNPGAGIEIDIDEETPFKSNALEDDSGEVFSSIGDHVLNSKSASTFSLTTSDEQSFASKDSERLLSKAVFSQIKDPQGR; encoded by the coding sequence ATGAAGAATACAACCAAAACAAGCACTTTTTGCCTTCAAAACCTGTTATTTTTCCTGCTTCCCtgtctcttcttcttcatcgAATACCTTGCTCTCCCTGTGATCGGTGACTCCCAGCTGACCCCTTACAACCCCATAGAAAACATCACAATTGACTGTGGTTCTTCCACTGATGGCCACGCTCTCGATAACCGTCCTTGGACTGGAGATGGCAATGGAAAATTCTCCCCTATAAAGCAACAaagcaataataataataaatcgTCGGTGCTTTTAACAGCACTTGAACAGCCCCCCTCCGTTGATAAGGTCCCGTACTCCACGGCTCGTCTTTCTTACTCAGAATTCACCTATACAATTTCCCTCACTGCTGGCCAAAAGTTCATTCGCTTGTACTTCTATCCAACTTCATATCGAGGCTTTGACGACCCTTCTAATAAAGCTTTCTTCTCCGTTAAAGCAGGTCCTTTTACCCTCCTCAGGAATTTCAGTGCTTTACTTCATGCTCAAGGCCAACCTACTCTTATCAAAGAATTTTGTTTAAACGTCGATGAAGGTGAAAGGTTAAACTTAACCTTCACTCCAAGTCCTGATATCTCTGATTCTTATGCTTTCATCAACGGGATTGAAATTGTTTCCATGCCAACCAATCTATATTACAGACAAGCAAGTGATGAAGGGGTAACTTTTTTAGGTCAGGGAAGCTCGTACCCCCTAGGAAACAACAGTGCCCTTGAGATGGTGCATCGAGTCAACGTTGGTGGGATGCAAATATCCCCTCAAGATGACACTGGCATGTACCGAAACTGGTTAAGCGATGACGATTATTTGGCAATAGCAAAACCAAGTGCTCTTCCTGTCAATAATAGTGTTAATCTTACCTTTAGCAGTATATTATCGTTCTCTGCTCCAAGGGTGGTCTATCTAACTGCCAGGTCCATGGGGAGGAACAAGACTGAGAACGAGAACTACAATCTGACATGGGAGTTTCCTGTTGATTCTGGCTTCAGTTACTTTGTACGGTTGCATTTTTGTGAGTTTCAGATAGAGATAACACAACAAGGTGACAGAGTCTTTGAGATCTTCTTGGCGAATTTAACTGCAGAAACTCAAGCAGATGTTATAGCCTGGAGTGGTGGAAATGGGTTTCCAATATATAAGGATTATGCAGTGGCAATGGGAAAAAAAGGCAATCAAAAGCAACAAAATCTATCTATTGCTTTGCATCCTTCTCCGGCATGGAGGACTCTTTATTCTGATGCAATCTTGAATGGGCTAGAAATCTTCAAATTGAGCAGTGGTTTTGATCTTGCAGGACCTAACCCTGACTCAGTCCTACCAAGTTCACCACCAAGTCAATCAACGCAGTCCAAGAACAACAACAAAACTATATTTGGTATTGTGGGAGGTTTATTAGCCGGATTTGTTGTGCTCTCAGttctatttttcttgattttccgGCGAAAGATGAGGGCCAAAGATTCAGGTTCCAGTGAAGGAGTTTCATGGTGGAGCCAATTTTCCACTGCCACCAAATCCACCAAGTCAACCAAGTCTCGTGGCTCATCTCTACCCTCCGATCTTTGTCGCTACTTTTCATTGGTTGAGATCAAAGCAGCTACCAACAACTTCGACAACGTTTTCATTATTGGTGTTGGAGGTTTTGGTAACGTATACAAAGGATTCGTTGATGGTGGCGCTACCCAGGTTGCAATCAAGCGATTGAATCCTGAGTCTCAGCAAGGGGCTCACGAATTCAAGACCGAGATCGAGATGCTCTCCCAGTTACGCCACGTCCATTTGGTCTCTTTGATTGGTTATTGTAACGATGACGGTGAGATGATTCTGGTATATGATTACATGGCTCGTGGGACCCTTCGTGATCATCTCTACAACGCTGGAAATCCTCCTCTTCCATGGAAACAACGGTTAGAGATTTGCATTGGTGCCGCACGTGGCTTGCATTACCTTCATTCAggtgcaaaacacataatcATTCATCGAGACGTGAAGACAACAAATATCTTGTTGGACGAGAAGTGGGTGGCTAAGGTTTCAGATTTTGGGTTGTCTAGAGTAGGCCCCACGAGCATGTCCAAGGCCCATGTTAGCACAGTGGTGAAAGGCAGCTTTGGCTACTTGGATCCAGAGTATTATCGTCGTCAACAATTGACAGAAAAATCCGATGTATATTCATTTGGTGTGGTACTATGTGAAATATTATGTGCTAGGCCACCTGTTAGTCGCACGGTCGACAAGGCACAGATGAGCTTAGCAGCATGGGCCCAACAATGCTACTGGAATGGAACTCTATACAAAATCATTGATCCATTTTTGAGGGGTAAGATTGCGCCTGAGTGTTTGAAAAAATTCACCGAAGTGGCAATGAGTTGTTTGCGTGATGAGGGAACCGAAAGGCCATCGATGGGCGATGTCTTGTGGAGCCTAGAGTTCGCACTACAATTGCAGGAAAGTGGCGAGGAAGGGCTTAAGCCTAATCCCGGGGCTGGCATTGAGATAGACATCGATGAAGAGACCCCCTTTAAAAGCAATGCATTGGAAGATGACAGTGGGGAAGTGTTTAGTAGCATCGGTGATCATGTGCTGAATTCCAAGAGCGCTAGTACTTTCAGCTTAACAACAAGTGATGAACAAAGTTTTGCTAGCAAGGATTCTGAAAGACTCTTGTCTAAGGCAGTGTTTTCTCAAATAAAGGATCCGCAAGGGAGATAA